In Deltaproteobacteria bacterium GWC2_55_46, a single window of DNA contains:
- a CDS encoding malate dehydrogenase codes for MARKKITVVGAGHVGAHTALWVATKELGDVVLLDIVEGVPQGKALDLMEAAPVECFDSSVRGTNDYSETAGSDVVIVTAGIPRKPGMSRSDLINTNVGILKSVIENIVKYSPDAHLLIVTNPLDVMVYAAWKLSGFPPQRIMGLSGALDGSRMRSFIAMELGVSMRDVHAMVIGGHADEMVPLKRYATVSGIPVTQLIEADRLSSIMERTKKAGGEIVSLLKTGSAYYAPSAAVAEMCEAIIKDKKRVMPCAAYLSGQYGVEGMFIGVPVVVGAGGAERIIEIDLDQNEKKAFMDSVTAVKGLINDLGIGK; via the coding sequence ATGGCCCGGAAAAAGATAACCGTAGTAGGTGCCGGCCATGTAGGCGCCCACACCGCCCTCTGGGTGGCTACAAAAGAGCTTGGGGACGTGGTGCTCCTCGATATAGTCGAGGGCGTGCCGCAGGGCAAGGCCCTGGACCTGATGGAAGCCGCTCCTGTTGAGTGCTTCGACTCCAGCGTGAGGGGCACAAACGACTACAGTGAGACCGCTGGCTCCGACGTGGTCATAGTCACGGCTGGCATACCCCGCAAGCCCGGGATGAGCAGAAGCGACCTCATCAACACCAACGTAGGCATCCTTAAAAGCGTCATAGAGAATATCGTCAAGTACTCGCCCGACGCCCACCTCCTTATAGTAACAAACCCGCTCGACGTGATGGTCTACGCGGCCTGGAAGCTCTCCGGCTTTCCGCCGCAGAGGATCATGGGCCTTTCCGGAGCGCTCGACGGCTCGAGGATGAGGTCTTTTATCGCCATGGAGCTTGGCGTTTCCATGCGCGACGTGCACGCGATGGTCATCGGCGGCCATGCCGACGAGATGGTCCCCTTGAAAAGGTACGCTACCGTCTCAGGTATCCCGGTAACCCAGCTTATCGAGGCCGACAGGCTCTCCTCCATCATGGAAAGGACAAAGAAGGCCGGTGGAGAGATAGTATCGCTTCTGAAGACCGGGAGCGCCTACTACGCCCCTTCCGCGGCCGTGGCCGAGATGTGCGAGGCCATTATAAAGGATAAGAAGCGCGTCATGCCATGCGCCGCCTATTTAAGCGGCCAGTACGGCGTCGAAGGCATGTTCATAGGGGTTCCGGTCGTCGTCGGGGCTGGCGGGGCCGAGAGGATAATAGAGATAGATCTCGACCAGAATGAAAAGAAGGCTTTCATGGATTCCGTCACGGCCGTAAAGGGCCTTATAAACGATCTTGGCATCGGGAAGTAG
- a CDS encoding fumarate hydratase (Catalyzes the reversible hydration of fumaric acid to yield I-malic acid) → MRQVSVKDIAGKVRDLCISAACNLEPDVAKALKAAFKSEESQLGREVLGQIVENFEIAESENLPMCQDTGIAVFFIEVGREVSLDGSLEDAINEGVRQGYRDGYLRKSVCHPLKRINTGDNTPAIIHTSFVEGDKIKIKIAPKGAGSENMSRLKMLKPAEGVEGIKAFVVETIKDAGGNPCPPIVVGLGIGGSFEKCAILAKKALLRPVGSVNPDEDLKKLEAELLEKVNDLGIGPMGFGGRITALGVHIEAHPCHIASLPVAINIQCHAGRHKEAVI, encoded by the coding sequence TTGAGACAGGTATCTGTAAAGGATATAGCCGGAAAGGTCAGGGACCTCTGCATAAGCGCGGCCTGCAACCTTGAGCCGGATGTGGCAAAGGCGCTTAAGGCGGCCTTTAAGTCGGAGGAATCGCAGCTCGGGCGTGAGGTCCTCGGCCAGATAGTCGAGAACTTCGAGATAGCCGAAAGCGAAAACCTGCCAATGTGCCAGGATACCGGCATAGCGGTCTTTTTTATAGAGGTCGGCAGGGAGGTCTCTCTTGACGGCTCCCTCGAAGACGCTATAAACGAAGGTGTGCGCCAGGGCTACAGGGATGGGTACCTGAGGAAATCGGTCTGCCACCCGCTTAAAAGGATCAACACCGGAGACAATACCCCCGCCATAATACACACCTCCTTCGTCGAAGGGGACAAGATAAAGATAAAGATAGCCCCCAAGGGCGCTGGCAGCGAAAACATGAGCCGCCTCAAGATGCTCAAGCCCGCCGAAGGGGTCGAGGGCATAAAGGCCTTCGTGGTCGAGACCATAAAAGACGCTGGCGGCAACCCCTGCCCGCCGATAGTCGTGGGCCTGGGCATAGGCGGCAGCTTCGAGAAGTGCGCCATACTCGCCAAAAAGGCCCTTCTACGCCCGGTTGGGAGCGTAAACCCTGATGAGGACCTCAAGAAGCTCGAAGCCGAGCTTCTTGAGAAGGTAAACGACCTCGGGATCGGCCCCATGGGCTTCGGCGGAAGGATAACGGCCCTCGGGGTCCATATCGAGGCACACCCCTGCCACATAGCGAGCCTCCCGGTGGCGATAAATATCCAGTGCCACGCCGGAAGGCACAAGGAGGCGGTGATCTGA
- a CDS encoding fumarate hydratase, giving the protein MGEPVRISAPLTDEMVGKLRAGDKVLITGVLYTARDAAHKRLIELLDAGKELPFDIKGQMIYYVGPTPEKPGEVIGSAGPTTSGRMDAYTPRLLDLGLKGMVGKGARSKEVLESIKKNKAVYMAAVGGAAALIRRSIKKAEIIAYEDLGPEAIRRLEVVDFPAIVVNDIYGGDLFLQGVEKYRRVS; this is encoded by the coding sequence ATGGGTGAGCCGGTGAGGATATCCGCCCCATTGACAGATGAGATGGTGGGGAAGCTCAGGGCAGGGGACAAGGTCCTTATTACCGGCGTCCTCTATACCGCCCGGGACGCGGCGCACAAGAGGCTCATTGAGCTTCTGGACGCCGGCAAGGAGCTGCCCTTCGATATAAAGGGGCAGATGATCTATTACGTTGGCCCGACCCCGGAGAAGCCCGGGGAGGTCATCGGCTCTGCCGGGCCTACCACAAGCGGCAGGATGGATGCCTATACTCCGAGGCTCCTTGACCTGGGGCTCAAGGGCATGGTCGGCAAGGGCGCAAGGAGCAAGGAAGTCCTTGAGTCGATAAAGAAGAACAAGGCCGTATACATGGCGGCCGTTGGGGGAGCTGCCGCCCTCATAAGGCGTTCGATAAAGAAGGCTGAAATAATCGCTTACGAAGATCTCGGCCCCGAGGCCATAAGAAGGCTTGAGGTGGTCGATTTCCCGGCGATAGTTGTGAACGATATCTACGGAGGGGACCTCTTCCTCCAGGGCGTTGAAAAGTACAGGAGGGTCTCTTGA
- a CDS encoding disulfide reductase yields MPRIGVFVCQCGNNIAATVDTRKVAEDMSQLPGVAYTCDYKFMCSSPGQEMLKQAIKEQKLDGVIVSACSPHMHEKTFRKASEAAGLNPYQCEITNIREQCSWVHHDRTKATGTAKSIDLTRMTIQRLKKNKPLKKIKIPVKKKALVIGGGIAGIQAALDIAEGGREVILVEKEPSIGGNMAKLSETFPTMDCSQCILTPKMVEAELNEQITLYTYSEVEKVEGYIGNFTVTVRRKAKYVDEETCTGCGECTEKCPFKVTSSFEMGLSKRKVIYTPFPQAVPNIPVIDAANCPKIQKDKCGACAIVCGPKSIDFKMQDKLVTEEVGAIVVATGYQLMPNEHFGEYGYGRIKDVISGLQFERLASSSGPTGGEIRRLSDGKTPQSVVFIQCSGSRDEKKGVSYCSKICCMYTAKHTKLYAHKVHGGQSYVFYMDIRSGGKRYEEFVRGAIEQDGAMYLRGRVSRVYERDGKVIVQGADTLSGSQVEIEADMVVLATAMVARDGADTVAQRLGIGYDKDRFYNEYHPKLKPVETVTAGIYLAGSCMGPMDIPETVAQGSAAASKVLALFSADEMAREPITSEVNKATCNACWDCVTACPYNAIDRDAVKDRNGNIVRRLAKVNEGLCQGCGVCIAACRSKSIDLKGYTDEQVYAAISAF; encoded by the coding sequence ATGCCGAGAATCGGAGTCTTTGTCTGCCAGTGCGGGAATAACATAGCGGCTACCGTAGATACCAGGAAGGTTGCCGAGGATATGTCCCAGTTACCGGGCGTGGCCTACACATGCGACTACAAGTTCATGTGCTCTTCTCCCGGGCAGGAGATGCTCAAGCAGGCCATAAAGGAGCAGAAGCTCGACGGCGTCATCGTCTCCGCCTGCTCGCCGCACATGCACGAGAAGACCTTCAGGAAGGCCTCCGAGGCCGCCGGTCTCAACCCTTACCAGTGCGAGATAACCAACATCCGTGAGCAGTGCTCCTGGGTGCACCACGACAGAACAAAGGCGACCGGGACAGCGAAGTCCATTGACCTCACCAGGATGACGATTCAGAGGCTCAAGAAGAACAAGCCTCTCAAGAAGATAAAGATACCGGTCAAGAAAAAGGCGCTCGTCATAGGCGGCGGCATAGCCGGCATACAGGCGGCCCTCGACATAGCAGAGGGCGGCAGGGAAGTGATACTCGTCGAGAAGGAGCCTTCGATCGGCGGCAACATGGCCAAGCTCTCGGAGACCTTCCCCACGATGGACTGCTCGCAGTGTATCCTCACCCCCAAGATGGTCGAGGCCGAGCTCAACGAGCAGATAACGCTTTATACCTACTCTGAGGTCGAGAAGGTCGAAGGCTACATCGGCAACTTTACCGTTACGGTAAGGAGGAAGGCCAAGTACGTCGACGAGGAGACCTGCACAGGGTGCGGCGAGTGCACTGAGAAGTGCCCGTTCAAGGTGACAAGCTCCTTTGAGATGGGCTTGAGCAAGAGAAAGGTCATATACACGCCCTTCCCGCAGGCGGTGCCGAACATACCGGTCATAGACGCGGCCAACTGCCCTAAGATACAGAAGGACAAGTGCGGCGCGTGCGCCATTGTCTGCGGCCCGAAATCGATAGATTTCAAGATGCAGGACAAGCTCGTAACCGAAGAGGTCGGCGCGATAGTTGTGGCCACCGGCTACCAGCTCATGCCCAACGAGCACTTCGGCGAGTACGGCTACGGCAGGATAAAGGACGTAATAAGCGGCCTCCAGTTCGAGAGGCTCGCCTCATCCTCTGGCCCGACGGGCGGCGAGATAAGGAGGCTCTCGGACGGCAAGACCCCCCAGAGCGTGGTCTTCATCCAGTGCTCCGGCTCGAGGGACGAGAAGAAGGGCGTCTCCTACTGCTCCAAGATATGCTGTATGTACACCGCCAAGCACACGAAGCTTTACGCCCACAAGGTGCACGGCGGACAGTCATACGTCTTCTACATGGACATCCGCTCCGGCGGAAAGAGGTACGAGGAGTTCGTGCGCGGCGCCATAGAGCAGGACGGCGCGATGTATCTCCGAGGGCGCGTATCGAGGGTATACGAGCGTGACGGCAAGGTCATAGTGCAGGGCGCCGACACGCTTAGCGGTTCTCAGGTCGAGATAGAGGCCGACATGGTGGTGCTTGCCACCGCGATGGTCGCGAGGGACGGCGCGGATACCGTCGCGCAGAGGCTCGGCATAGGCTACGACAAGGACAGGTTCTATAACGAGTACCATCCGAAGCTAAAGCCGGTCGAGACGGTCACGGCGGGCATATACCTCGCCGGCTCCTGCATGGGGCCGATGGACATACCCGAGACCGTGGCGCAGGGCAGCGCCGCCGCGAGCAAGGTGCTGGCGCTTTTCTCGGCGGACGAGATGGCGAGGGAGCCGATTACCTCTGAGGTCAACAAGGCCACCTGTAACGCCTGCTGGGACTGTGTCACTGCCTGCCCGTACAACGCGATAGACAGGGACGCGGTAAAGGACAGGAACGGCAATATAGTGAGACGCCTCGCGAAGGTCAACGAAGGCCTCTGCCAGGGCTGCGGGGTCTGCATCGCGGCGTGCAGGTCGAAGTCGATAGACTTGAAAGGTTATACGGACGAGCAGGTTTACGCGGCTATAAGCGCGTTTTGA
- a CDS encoding heterodisulfide reductase subunit MvhD: MSGHTEETTASGGFEPKIMAFVCNWCTYAGADLAGTSRMEYRPNVRIVKLPCTGRIDPLFILKAFENGADGVLVSGCHPGDCHYTTGNYHARRRWIGFKNLLEFAGVDMMRLHFSWVSASEAIKWVDLINRVTDEVKALGPFMEYKGLKEVTE; encoded by the coding sequence ATGAGCGGACACACTGAAGAGACTACTGCAAGCGGCGGCTTCGAGCCGAAGATAATGGCCTTTGTCTGCAACTGGTGCACTTACGCGGGCGCTGACCTCGCTGGCACCAGCAGGATGGAGTACAGGCCGAACGTAAGGATAGTCAAGCTCCCCTGCACAGGGCGCATTGACCCGCTATTTATCCTCAAGGCCTTTGAGAACGGCGCCGACGGGGTCCTGGTCTCTGGCTGCCACCCCGGCGACTGCCATTACACGACAGGCAACTACCACGCCAGGAGGCGCTGGATAGGCTTCAAGAACCTCCTTGAGTTCGCTGGCGTGGACATGATGAGGCTTCATTTTTCGTGGGTATCGGCCTCTGAGGCCATAAAGTGGGTCGACCTCATAAACAGGGTCACAGACGAGGTCAAGGCCCTCGGGCCCTTCATGGAGTACAAGGGGCTTAAAGAGGTGACCGAATAA
- a CDS encoding heterodisulfide reductase subunit F: protein MQVLKDVVEMNNIYLPHLVTIDEIIEEAPDVRSFKLVFQDPALRESFEFKTGQFALYSAFGLGESTFCIASSPTRKGYVECTFRRSGRVTGGLAQLSVGDTMGFRGPYGNYFPVDEWKGKNLVFIAGGIGLPPVRSVIWNVLDRREDFGNITIVYGAKTVADLVYKEELKGWDERGDVTLVQTVDPGGQTPDWKGKVGFVPTVLEEAAPAAENTVAVTCGPPIMIKFVLSTLGKLGFADQSVFTTLENKMKCGVGKCGRCNVGDVYVCKEGPVYTAAEIKRMYNDF from the coding sequence ATGCAAGTCTTAAAGGACGTAGTAGAGATGAACAACATTTATCTGCCGCACCTTGTTACAATCGATGAAATAATAGAGGAGGCCCCGGACGTAAGGAGCTTTAAGCTCGTCTTCCAGGACCCGGCTCTTCGCGAGAGCTTCGAATTCAAGACAGGCCAGTTCGCGCTATACTCAGCCTTCGGCCTGGGTGAGTCGACCTTCTGCATAGCCTCTTCCCCCACGAGGAAGGGCTACGTAGAGTGCACTTTCAGGCGTTCCGGAAGGGTCACTGGCGGGCTTGCCCAGCTTTCGGTCGGCGACACCATGGGCTTCAGGGGGCCTTACGGCAACTACTTCCCGGTAGACGAGTGGAAGGGCAAGAACCTGGTATTCATCGCCGGAGGCATAGGCCTTCCTCCGGTACGTTCGGTAATATGGAACGTCCTTGACAGGAGAGAGGACTTTGGCAATATAACTATAGTGTACGGGGCCAAGACGGTAGCCGACCTTGTATACAAGGAAGAGCTGAAGGGCTGGGATGAGAGGGGGGATGTGACCCTCGTCCAGACCGTTGACCCGGGTGGCCAGACCCCTGACTGGAAGGGCAAGGTCGGGTTCGTCCCGACCGTCCTTGAGGAAGCGGCCCCCGCGGCGGAGAACACGGTAGCCGTTACATGCGGCCCGCCGATAATGATCAAGTTCGTGCTCAGTACGCTCGGCAAGCTCGGCTTCGCCGATCAAAGCGTATTCACCACGCTCGAGAACAAGATGAAGTGCGGCGTGGGAAAATGCGGCAGGTGTAACGTCGGAGACGTCTACGTATGCAAGGAAGGCCCTGTCTATACCGCCGCCGAGATAAAGAGGATGTATAACGACTTTTAA
- a CDS encoding 4Fe-4S ferredoxin, giving the protein MIPIYIMGREYMVPETLTIMKATEYAGYSYVRGCGCRGGICGACGTFYRFMGDYRLRAGLACQTVAEPNMVLSQLPFFPSNRPGYEIENTGGNPHEELRSLYPEVFKCVGCGTCTRTCPMDIDVMDYIALMKRGDLKAAALKSFDCVQCGLCTSRCPAQISQPNAAQFVRRIYGKYMLPKASHLSKRVEDVKGGKYEGMLKELTSMKQEDVKKLYVEREREPDLAESGKWMPKDTSKL; this is encoded by the coding sequence ATGATACCCATATACATCATGGGCAGGGAGTACATGGTCCCGGAGACCCTGACCATAATGAAGGCGACAGAGTACGCCGGATACTCATACGTCAGGGGCTGCGGCTGCAGGGGCGGCATATGCGGAGCGTGCGGCACATTCTACCGCTTCATGGGCGACTACAGGCTCCGTGCAGGGCTGGCCTGCCAGACGGTAGCCGAGCCCAATATGGTATTATCCCAGTTGCCCTTCTTCCCGTCCAACAGGCCGGGGTACGAAATAGAGAATACCGGGGGCAACCCCCACGAGGAGCTCAGGAGCCTGTACCCTGAGGTCTTCAAGTGCGTCGGCTGCGGCACCTGCACCAGGACGTGCCCGATGGACATAGACGTCATGGACTATATCGCCCTTATGAAGAGGGGCGACCTTAAGGCCGCTGCCCTCAAGAGCTTTGACTGCGTGCAGTGCGGCCTTTGCACCTCGCGCTGCCCGGCGCAGATATCCCAGCCAAACGCGGCCCAGTTCGTAAGGAGGATCTACGGCAAGTACATGCTCCCCAAGGCCTCTCACCTCTCAAAGAGGGTCGAGGACGTAAAGGGCGGCAAGTATGAGGGCATGCTCAAGGAGCTTACCTCCATGAAGCAGGAGGACGTAAAGAAGCTCTATGTCGAGCGCGAGAGGGAGCCGGACCTGGCTGAATCGGGCAAGTGGATGCCAAAGGACACATCGAAGCTTTAA
- a CDS encoding fumarate reductase: MSGGYTTALKELIKKVEATRAARVEKARKGDHFPALTMEQRQEWLKKYHPDYNNDGRRAVEVGPNKGTVYPEEVSTLLESKSRLNTRAVDLSKTDYETDLLVIGAGGAGTAAALAAQEAGFKVLVSTKLRHGDSNTVMAEGGIQGADQEGDSPYFHYLDVIGGGHFSNQPGLVAALTNDAPLIIHWLEGLGMMFDKHPDGRMKVRHGGGTCRKRMHSSGDMTGAEIMRVVRDEARNRAEGIKVLEFTPAVEILLDESGNAAGAVLYNLETKEYYVVRAKAVIVATGGFGRLHIQGFPTTNHYGATADGVVMAYRAGVSLQDLDSTQYHPTGAIYPEQNVGLLITEKVRGLGAQLLNIEGEQFCFPLEPRDVESACVIRECREIGQGIVTPTGRHGVWLDSPMIDMLHGEGAVRKELPAKYIQFKRYDIDISKVPMLIYPTLHYQNGGISINEWSETSVKGLYSAGEVAGGVHGRNRLMGNSLLDVLVFGRRAGIKAAEYMKSHEAGKKLSLNHVEKFNKEIEKAGIDNGIASPLLLPDYAPDHVRTRQVG; this comes from the coding sequence ATGAGCGGAGGATATACCACAGCTCTCAAGGAACTCATAAAGAAGGTCGAGGCCACAAGGGCCGCCAGGGTCGAGAAGGCCAGGAAAGGGGATCACTTCCCGGCGCTCACCATGGAGCAGAGGCAGGAGTGGCTCAAGAAGTACCACCCCGACTACAATAACGACGGAAGGCGCGCCGTTGAGGTCGGGCCCAACAAGGGCACGGTATATCCGGAAGAGGTCTCCACCCTCCTTGAGTCGAAGAGCAGGCTCAATACCAGGGCCGTCGACCTCTCCAAGACCGATTATGAGACAGACCTCCTCGTCATAGGCGCAGGCGGCGCCGGCACTGCGGCGGCGCTCGCGGCCCAGGAGGCGGGCTTCAAGGTGCTCGTATCCACCAAGCTCCGCCACGGCGATTCCAATACCGTCATGGCAGAGGGGGGCATACAGGGCGCCGACCAGGAGGGAGATTCCCCTTACTTCCATTACCTCGACGTTATAGGCGGCGGGCACTTCTCCAACCAGCCCGGCCTCGTAGCGGCGCTTACTAATGACGCGCCGCTTATCATCCACTGGCTCGAGGGGCTCGGCATGATGTTCGACAAGCACCCGGACGGCAGGATGAAGGTAAGGCACGGCGGCGGGACCTGCAGGAAGAGGATGCACTCCTCCGGAGATATGACCGGCGCGGAGATAATGAGGGTCGTGAGGGACGAGGCCAGGAACAGGGCAGAGGGCATAAAGGTGCTGGAATTTACCCCTGCCGTCGAGATACTCCTCGACGAGTCCGGCAACGCCGCCGGGGCGGTACTCTATAACCTCGAAACAAAGGAATACTACGTGGTGCGGGCCAAGGCGGTCATAGTAGCCACAGGCGGCTTCGGCAGGCTCCATATCCAGGGCTTCCCGACGACCAATCACTACGGCGCTACCGCCGACGGGGTCGTCATGGCATACAGGGCCGGGGTCTCGCTACAGGACCTCGATTCGACCCAGTACCATCCGACGGGCGCGATATACCCGGAGCAGAACGTGGGTCTGCTTATAACGGAGAAGGTAAGGGGCCTGGGCGCGCAGCTCCTCAACATCGAAGGCGAGCAGTTCTGCTTCCCGCTCGAACCCAGGGACGTTGAGTCTGCCTGCGTCATACGTGAGTGCCGGGAGATCGGCCAGGGCATAGTGACGCCTACCGGCAGGCACGGGGTATGGCTCGACTCCCCGATGATAGATATGCTCCACGGCGAGGGGGCCGTAAGGAAGGAGCTCCCTGCCAAGTACATTCAGTTCAAGCGCTATGATATAGACATAAGCAAGGTGCCGATGCTCATATATCCAACGCTCCATTACCAGAACGGCGGCATAAGCATAAACGAATGGTCCGAGACGAGCGTAAAGGGCCTCTACAGCGCCGGAGAGGTGGCCGGAGGGGTGCACGGCAGGAACCGTCTCATGGGCAACTCTCTCCTTGACGTCCTTGTCTTCGGCAGGAGGGCTGGCATCAAGGCGGCCGAGTACATGAAGTCCCATGAGGCCGGGAAGAAGCTTTCCCTGAACCACGTCGAGAAGTTCAACAAGGAGATCGAGAAGGCCGGAATAGATAACGGCATCGCAAGCCCGCTCCTTCTGCCCGACTACGCGCCTGACCACGTCAGGACAAGGCAGGTAGGTTAG
- a CDS encoding succinate--CoA ligase subunit beta, whose amino-acid sequence MNIHEHQAKQILARFGVSVPKGRIAFTPSEAEEVARDFIAEKGVCVVKAQIHAGGRGKAGGVKLAKTKEEAANIAKELLGKVLVTHQTGPSGKEVKKVYVEEGCQIARELYLGLVVDRSTQRVVMMASTEGGVEIEEVAAKAPEKILKEYIDPVAGLIPFQGRKLAFGLGIDKAQVNKAVKFMTALYNAFVASDCSMAEINPLVVTKDGDIIALDAKMSFDDNALFRHKDIEEMRDLDEEDPKEVAASRFNLNYVSLDGNIGCMVNGAGLAMATMDMIKLSGGNPANFLDVGGGANKEQVTAAFKLITSDPEVKGVLVNIFGGIMRCDIIAEGIMAAAKDVGLKVPLVVRLQGTNVEQGRKLLAGSGLNIITAENMDEAASKAVEAAKKAS is encoded by the coding sequence ATGAATATCCACGAGCACCAGGCAAAGCAGATACTCGCCAGGTTCGGCGTCTCCGTGCCCAAGGGCAGGATAGCCTTCACGCCGTCGGAGGCCGAGGAAGTGGCCCGTGATTTTATCGCCGAAAAGGGCGTATGCGTCGTCAAGGCGCAGATACACGCCGGCGGCAGGGGCAAGGCCGGAGGGGTAAAGCTCGCCAAAACAAAGGAAGAGGCGGCTAATATCGCGAAAGAGCTCCTCGGCAAGGTGCTGGTCACCCACCAGACAGGTCCTTCCGGCAAGGAAGTAAAGAAGGTCTACGTCGAGGAGGGCTGCCAGATAGCAAGGGAGCTTTACCTGGGCCTGGTCGTCGACAGGTCGACACAGCGGGTCGTCATGATGGCCTCTACGGAAGGTGGGGTCGAGATAGAGGAGGTAGCGGCAAAGGCCCCTGAGAAGATATTAAAGGAATACATAGACCCGGTGGCCGGGCTCATACCTTTTCAGGGCAGGAAGCTCGCCTTCGGCCTCGGCATAGACAAGGCGCAGGTGAACAAGGCCGTAAAGTTCATGACCGCCCTCTATAACGCCTTCGTCGCCTCCGACTGCTCGATGGCGGAGATAAACCCGTTAGTCGTCACAAAGGACGGGGACATAATCGCCCTCGACGCCAAGATGTCCTTTGACGATAACGCCCTTTTCAGGCACAAGGACATAGAGGAGATGAGGGACCTGGACGAGGAGGACCCGAAGGAGGTCGCCGCCTCGAGGTTCAACCTCAACTACGTCTCGCTCGACGGCAACATCGGCTGCATGGTCAACGGCGCGGGCCTTGCCATGGCCACAATGGATATGATAAAGCTCTCGGGCGGGAACCCCGCAAACTTCCTCGACGTGGGCGGCGGGGCGAACAAGGAGCAGGTCACAGCCGCCTTCAAGCTCATCACCTCAGACCCTGAGGTCAAGGGCGTGCTCGTCAACATATTCGGCGGCATAATGAGGTGCGATATAATAGCCGAGGGCATAATGGCCGCGGCAAAGGACGTGGGGCTCAAGGTCCCCCTTGTCGTAAGGCTTCAGGGGACGAACGTCGAGCAGGGGAGGAAGCTCCTCGCCGGCTCCGGCCTCAACATAATAACCGCCGAGAACATGGACGAGGCTGCAAGCAAGGCCGTCGAGGCCGCAAAGAAGGCTTCTTAA
- a CDS encoding succinate--CoA ligase subunit alpha: MSILVNKDTKVICQGITGEQGTFHTRQMVAYGTKMVGGVTPGKGGTKVDDIPVFDTVDEAVKATEADASVIYVPAAFAGDAIMEAVDAGVELVICITEGIPVLDMVKVRRFMQGKRSRLVGPNCPGVITPGECKIGIMPGHIHKTGNIGVVSRSGTLTYEAVDQLTRLGLGQSTCVGIGGDPVNGTNFIDVIDLFQKDPGTSAIVMIGEIGGTAEEEAAEFIRKNVTKPVVGYIAGATAPKGKRMGHAGAIISGGKGTAEEKFEAMQRAGIRITRSTAEIGRSMLEVLQKV, from the coding sequence ATGAGCATACTCGTAAATAAGGATACAAAGGTCATCTGCCAGGGTATAACAGGCGAGCAGGGCACCTTCCACACAAGGCAGATGGTCGCCTACGGCACAAAGATGGTCGGTGGAGTGACCCCCGGCAAGGGCGGCACGAAGGTCGACGATATCCCGGTCTTCGATACGGTCGACGAGGCGGTAAAGGCCACGGAGGCTGACGCCTCGGTAATATACGTGCCTGCGGCCTTTGCAGGCGACGCTATAATGGAGGCGGTAGACGCAGGGGTCGAGCTCGTCATCTGTATAACCGAAGGCATACCTGTCCTAGACATGGTAAAGGTCAGAAGGTTCATGCAGGGAAAGCGCTCAAGGCTTGTCGGCCCCAACTGCCCCGGTGTCATAACCCCCGGCGAGTGCAAGATAGGCATCATGCCAGGGCACATCCATAAGACCGGCAACATAGGCGTTGTATCAAGGAGCGGGACGCTTACCTACGAGGCCGTAGACCAGTTGACGAGGCTTGGGCTCGGGCAGTCTACCTGCGTCGGCATAGGCGGGGACCCTGTGAACGGCACGAACTTCATCGACGTCATCGATCTTTTCCAGAAGGACCCTGGCACAAGCGCCATCGTCATGATAGGCGAGATAGGCGGCACCGCGGAGGAAGAGGCGGCCGAGTTCATAAGGAAGAACGTCACGAAGCCGGTAGTGGGCTACATAGCCGGCGCTACCGCGCCAAAGGGCAAGAGGATGGGACATGCCGGTGCCATCATCTCCGGCGGCAAGGGCACGGCCGAAGAGAAGTTCGAGGCCATGCAGAGGGCCGGGATAAGGATCACCAGGAGCACCGCTGAAATAGGCAGGTCGATGTTGGAAGTTCTCCAGAAAGTGTGA
- a CDS encoding tungsten formylmethanofuran dehydrogenase codes for MTEAAAKKLPRIEINEKNCKGCSICVDFCPTKVLEIRGAICAVKDLEACTRCQLCDLRCPDFAIRVFD; via the coding sequence ATGACAGAGGCGGCGGCGAAGAAACTGCCAAGGATTGAGATAAACGAGAAGAATTGCAAGGGGTGCAGCATCTGCGTTGATTTCTGCCCCACCAAGGTTCTCGAGATCAGGGGGGCCATCTGCGCTGTAAAGGACCTTGAGGCATGCACAAGGTGTCAGCTCTGCGATCTCAGGTGCCCGGATTTCGCCATACGGGTCTTTGATTAA